The following coding sequences are from one Gossypium hirsutum isolate 1008001.06 chromosome A12, Gossypium_hirsutum_v2.1, whole genome shotgun sequence window:
- the LOC107948144 gene encoding rho GTPase-activating protein 5: MAGLFRSKSCGLLGLSELNHAAPSPFFHQTKTNDDHEEEEDFAEDGMNPIATTPLISSKSKFGCSHGGRRDNNQFPFVDILAALLRKSLVTCSVDTNDISSMDISLPTDVKHVSHVTFDCFNGFLGLPTELQPDVPSKVPSASASVFGVSPKSMQCSYDDKGNSLPTILLMMQSCFYDEGGLKAEGIFRINAENSQEEYVRDKLNKGILPHGIDVHCLAGLIKAWFRELPSGVLDCLTPEQVMHCNTEDDCVELVKLLPSTEAALLDWAINLMADVVEYEQYNKMNARNIAMVFAPNMTQMADPLTALIHAVQVMNFLKTLILKTIRERDESATKDRLLPSCSDCPTGITDTCASKEPATAKFLRVDTLSRLESDPEEKQWSSQDSNREEEVESISGNNILNEWEMGNVETECRSGYDNGDRLSLRKGVRRLCRHPIFQLSKPTKKTRNLGIVNTRGRGGEAWV, translated from the exons ATGGCTGGGTTGTTTCGATCCAAATCTTGTGGACTGCTCGGACTCAGTGAGTTAAACCATGCTGCTCCGAGTCCATTCTTTCACCAAACCAAGACGAATGACGatcatgaagaagaagaagattttgCAGAAGATGGGATGAACCCTATTGCTACGACGCCATTGATAAGCTCGAAATCGAAATTTGGTTGTAGTCATGGAGGACGACGAGACAACAACCAATTCCCGTTTGTGGATATATTAGCAGCGTTGTTAAGGAAGTCATTAGTCACTTGCAGTGTGGACACCAACGACATATCTTCCATGGATATTAGCTTACCAACTGATGTCAAGCATGTCTCTCATGTTACTTTCGACTGCTTTAATGGCTTCCTCGGCTTACCTACTGAACTCCAACCTGATGTTCCCTCAAAGGTTCCTAGTGCCAG TGCAAGTGTTTTTGGGGTTTCTCCTAAGTCAATGCAGTGTTCTTATGATGATAAAGGGAATAGTTTGCCAACAATTCTTCTTATGATGCAGAGTTGTTTTTATGATGAAGGAGGTCTTAAG GCAGAAGGAATATTTCGGATTAATGCCGAAAATAGTCAAGAAGAGTATGTTCGAGACAAGTTAAACAAAGGTATCTTACCGCACGGAATCGATGTCCATTGTTTAGCTGGTTTGATAAAG GCATGGTTTAGAGAACTTCCTAGTGGAGTGCTCGATTGCCTTACACCGGAGCAGGTGATGCATTGCAACACGGAAGACGATTGCGTTGAGCTTGTGAAGTTGCTTCCTTCAACAGAAGCTGCTTTACTTGATTGGGCTATCAATTTGATGGCAGATGTTGTGGAGTATGAACAATACAACAAAATGAATGCACGCAACATCGCGATGGTTTTCGCACCGAATATGACTCAG ATGGCCGATCCCTTGACAGCATTGATTCACGCCGTGCAAGTGATGAACTTCCTCAAAACATTGATCTTAAAGACAATTCGAGAAAGGGATGAGTCCGCTACCAAGGACAGGTTGCTTCCATCTTGCTCAGATTGTCCTACAGGCATAACCGATACATGTGCATCTAAGGAACCTGCCACTGCTAAGTTCTTGAGGGTTGACACATTGAGTAGACTCGAAAGTGACCCCGAAGAGAAACAATGGAGCAGTCAGGATAGTAACAGAGAAGAGGAAGTTGAGTCCATTTCAGGCAACAATATACTAAATGAATGGGAAATGGGAAATGTTGAAACTGAATGTAGAAGTGGATATGATAACGGTGACCGGCTAAGTTTAAGAAAAGGTGTAAGGCGATTATGCAGGCACCCGATATTCCAGTTGAGTAAGCCGACGAAGAAGACACGGAATCTCGGGATTGTAAATACTAGAGGAAGAGGTGGAGAAGCTTGGGTATGA